AGCGAAACTATGCGTGGGCGTTTTAGAAATAGTATGACTAATCCCGAACCTTTTGAGCCAAACCAAAAAACAGCGGTAAATATTAAGTTGCAAGATGTGTTACATACCTTTAAAAAAGGACATAAAATACAAGTGCAAGTACAAAGTACATTTTTTCCTTATATAGATATTAATCCACAAACGTATATCGATAATATTTTTGAAGCAAAAGCGTCCGATTTTAAGGCACAAACACATAAAGTTTATAACGATTCTGCAATAGAGTTTTCAGTTTTAAAGTAATGTCTTGAATCTTTTTCCTACTTTTAGTATCTAAACCAACCATTTTATGCTAAGAAAAGTTTTTGGAAGTGCGGTCTTTGGCGTTGAGGCTACGACAATAACAGTAGAAGTTAATATAGATAGTGGTATCGGCTACCATCTTGTTGGACTACCGGATAATGCGATTAAAGAAAGTAATTTTAGGATTGCGGCAGCACTTCAGAATAATGGTTATAAAATTCCTGGGAAAAAAATAATTATCAATATGTCACCCGCAGACCTTCGTAAAGAAGGTTCTGCTTATGACTTGACGTTGGCAATGGGGATTTTAACGGCGTCTAAACAAATTGCAGCAGATAATTTGGAAGACTTCTTAATCATGGGAGAATTATCCTTAGATGGAAGCTTACAACCTATTAAAGGGGCTTTGCCAATTGCAATTAAAGCAAGAGAGGAAGGTTATAAAGGTTTTATATTACCTATCCAAAATGTAAAAGAAGCCGCGATTGTTGACGGATTGGAAGTGTATGGTGTAGAAAACATTAGCCAAGTCATTAAATACTTTGATAAGGGTGAGCCTTTAGAACAAACCATCATTAATACACGAGAAGAGTTTGAGAAGAACTTAGATTTTCCTGAATTCGATTTTAGCGATGTACGGGGGCAAGAAAGTATCAAACGTTGCATGGAAATTGCAGCAGCAGGTGGACATAATATTATATTAATTGGACCTCCTGGGGCAGGAAAAACAATGTTAGCCAAACGTTTGCCAAGCATATTGCCTCCAATGACCTTACATGAAGCTTTAGAAACTACAAAAATACATAGTGTCGTGGGACGTGTTAAAGATACAGGTTTAATGTCTCAAAGACCGTTTAGAAGTCCGCATCATACTATTAGCGATGTCGCTTTAGTGGGTGGTGGGGCGTATCCACAACCAGGAGAAATATCGTTGTCACATAATGGCGTTTTGTTTTTGGATGAATTACCCGAATTTAAACGAGGTGTTTTAGAAGTGATGCGTCAACCGTTGGAGGATAGAGAAGTGACTATTTCTAGAGCAAGATTCACAGTAACGTATCCCTCTTCTTTTATGTTGGTTGCTAGTATGAATCCAAGTCCTAGCGGTTATTTTAATGATCCAAGTGCACCTGTAACCAGTAGTCCTGCTGAGATGCAACGCTATTTAAGTAAAATATCAGGACCGCTTTTAGATAGAATAGATATTCATATAGAAGTTACACCAGTGCCTTTTGAAAAGTTATCTGAAGAACGTAAGGGCGAATCTTCAGTAGATATAAGAAAACGGGTGACTAAAGCCCGAAAAATACAAACCACCCGTTTTGAAACATTTGATAATGTACATTATAATGCACAAATGTCTACCAAGCAGATTAGGGTGTATTGTAAACTAGAAGACGCTTCTAAACAACTATTAAAAACAGCAATGGAACGTTTAAACCTTTCAGCAAGAGCGTATGACAGAATTTTAAAGGTGGCTAGAACGATTGCAGACTTAGAAGAAAGTACAGCGGTGAAAGGGACTCATATTAGTGAGGCCATACAGTACCGAAGTTTAGATAGAGATGGTTGGTTGGGATAAAATGTTTATTGTTTGATAGATTTTCTGTACATTCGTGCCTAAGCTATTAATCAATTTAAAAAAAAATGACAAAACCAACTGGAATAATCACAGCTAAGGAAGCTGTAGAATTAAGTGATGCGTGGACTAAACTACGTCAAGATGCTAACAATATTGCTGCAGGTCAAGAAGATAATAGATCATCATGGTTTTCAATCGACGACATGGAGGCTTTTATTAAGATGATAAAAGAAGAAAATCCTTCTGTAAACGGTGTTAGATGCTATTTAGGAGTAAACCAAATTTCTAAAATTAACCCTAAAGGGCTTACTACTGTTTTAATGGTGCCTACAGAGGAAAAAGAAGGAAAAAATATAGATATTTCAGAAGCATATGGTATGGATAGAGGTCAAATCGGAATACCTCCTGGTGAGGGCTATCCAAATTAGATTTTATGGTAGATTTTTTAAGAGAAAACTATAGTCTTCTTACTATATTTTGTACTTTTATCGCAGTTGTTTCTGGACTTATTTCTTACAAAAAATACAAGGGAACAGCTGCTGCTTTTTTTATAAAAATAGTGCTATTTATTTTTATTGTTGAGTTAATAGGTTCTTATTCGTCACTTTATGATACGTTTAGTTTTTTAGAACCTATTTATAATTCATATTTTAGACAAAATTATTGGTGGTATACCATTGCGTTTGATTTGATAGTAATTGTTTTGTTTTCAATTTTATTTCAAAAAATTATTAGTAACACATTTTATAAAACCATTTTAAAGTATAGTACTTATGCTTTTGTGTTGTTTTCTGTGACTTATATTATTTATCATCGTGAATTATTTTTTATGCAACTTTTCCCGGTAATTGAAATAGCAGGAGCTATAATAATTTTAGGTTGTAGTATTTTTTATTTTATAGAATTATTGTTAAGTGATCATATCTTACAGTTTTATAAATCTGTTTATTTTTATATCGCAATTGCTATTTTTATTTGGTGGATTGTTATAACCCCGTTGACGTTTTATGATGTGTATATGGTAGGAAGCGATTGGAATTATATAATTTTACAATGGGAAATATATTTGTCCCTTAATTTTATGATGTATACAACATTTGCCATTGGACTTTTAGTTTCAAAACCAGAAAAACTAATTAAATTGGATCCCCAAAAATAATCACTTTTATTTTATAATCCATTAATTTATAGAGTGTAAGAATATTGTTTGAGTTTTTTTTAGTACATTTAAAAAGCTATTAATTTACTAAAACAAACAAATGAAAAATTTAGGAGCTTTAATCCTAGGAATCCTCCTTGGGGCATTACTGATGTATTTTTATTTTAATATGTCCAATAAAGGAGATGGAACTACCGCCATTATCAAACCAAAAGGAGTCATCACTCCAACTGAAGCAAAAGTATTAGATACGACTTTCAATCTAAGACACAAATTAATTAGCGATAGTATTGTTATTAGACCAGATAACAGATCTGGTTGGTGGTCTTTAGATGATATTACAAATTATTTAGAGTATGCCAAAAATAAAGCAGATAGTTTAGGATATGCTATGAATGGTGTTAGAATCTATTTGGGCGCTTATCCTGAAGAGAATGGGCAAGTAGGCTACACAACGATGTTCATGGTTCCAACAGGAGATAAAACGCTAATAAAAGGGACTTCTGGTTTTACCTCTCCCGGTAATAAAGATATAATAGATGTAGGTCCTTTAAATCAAGGTGCAGGAGGTATGCCTCCAAGCCATAATTATCCACAATAAACTAAAAGATAAATGGAAGCGTTTTTTAAAGCGAATTATCTTTCATTGACCTTTGGTGTAGAGCTATTTGCAGTTGTAACAGGTTTATTTTTTTATAGAAAATTTAAAAACACCGTCGTTAAATATTTTATATGGTTTCTTGTTTTTTTAATTATGTGTGAGATTTTTTCTACGTATACTTATTTAATAAAAAATGATGGTATACTCAGTTTTTTGAAAGGTACCAAATTGGAAAAAAATTATTGGTTTTCTACACTTACTTGGTCAATAGGAAGTATTCTGTTTTTTTCATTCTATTATTATAAAATTATAAAATCTTTAGTTTTAAAAGCTATTATAAAATATTCTAGTTTTTGGTTTTTCTGTTTTAGTTGTATTTACATTATAGTTCATTTTGATGATTTTTTTATCAGATATTTCCCTATCATAACAGTATTGGGTGCCATAATAATTGTAATGTGTGTTGTATTTTATTTTATAGAAATTTTAAATTCTAATGCTGTACTAAATTTTTACAAATTAATACATTTTTACATCAGTGGAGCACTATTGATTTGGTGGTTAATAATTACGCCTTTAGTGTTTTATGACTTGTATTTTAATACGTTAGATTGGGATTTTATTATATTAAAATGGCAAATATATTTAACAGCTAATTTTTTTATGTATCTCACGTTTGCTTTAGGTTTTATAATTTCAAGGCCTAATGATTTAAATTAATGGAGCTTCTTGTTACTTTTTTAAATGCTATTGTTTAGCATGTGTGAATATTGTTTGTTGTACTGTTTATACTAAGACTAATAAAGGATAGGTCTGATTTATTTTTCTTTCATTATATATCTAGGATTTGTAATTATGATTAATGGTACATTTGGATTGTTTTTATGTCGTTATTAATAACTCCAATTATATTTTTGAAGGCTATAGCAATATGGTAAATTGGGATTTCGCAAATTTAAAACGACGTCTATTTCTATTTACTAATATATTTATGTATACTTGTTTTGTATAGGCCTAATAGATTCTAAAATTAATTGTAAACATGACTAACCTTTTATTGTTTTTGCAAACACCTCAGGTGTCTACAACAGCAGAACGCTATTTACTTATATATATGATTGGCGTTTTAATAGTAGTTACGACTTTAGTTATTTTATTTTTTATTGTGTTTCAAAAAAGAAAAAATAAATTACTGTTAGATCAAATCGTGCAACAACAAGCTTTCGATAAAGAACTGTCCAATGCGCAAACGGAAATACAAGAACAGACTCTTAAAAATATTGGTTGGGAGCTTCATGATAATGTAGGGCAGCTTTTAGCAGCAGCAAGTATGCAGTTAAATATTTTAAAAACTAAAGTGGATGAAGAAACTAGAGAACACTTTTCTGAAGCGTCAGACTATGTCAAGCAAAGTCTTAAAGAAGTAAGAATGTTGTCACGCTCTTTAAACAACGAAGTTATTTTGAATATAGGGTTTGAACAATCAATTACTAATGAGTTAAACAGATTAAAGAAAATGAAGTTTGCGTCTGCAGAGCTTCAAGTGCAAGGTGATATTGTTCCTTTCAATAACAAAAAACACGAGATTATTATATTTAGGATATTACAAGAATTTTTCTCTAACACGGTTAAATACTCTGATGCTAAGAACCTAAACGTTACGCTTCATTATTTAAAAGAGCAATTACTATTAGAAGTTAAAGATGACGGAATAGGTTTTGACATGACTACCGTAAAAGAGGGGTGTGGATTATTAAACATGAAAAGCCGTGCAGAACTTATAAATATGTCTTACAAACTGTCTTCTACAATAGGAGAAGGGGTTAAATTAGAATTGGCATATCCTCTTGGTACGCTTTCTGAGTAGTAGTAACTGGTCAATTACAACCAGTTTAATACTTTTCTAACAAGCTTTAATTTTCCTTTATAAGGCGCATAACGTACTGGTACATCTAACCAATTCGCTTTTTTAACTACTCCTTTTTTATGGCTAAAAGTGTCAAAAGTATAGTGTCCATGATAAGCCCCAAGACCACTATTTCCGACACCTCCAAAAGGTAATCTATGATTAGCAAAGTGTACAATAGTGTCATTTATACAACCACCTCCAAAAGAGAATTTTTGTATTAATTGTTTCGCTTTCGCGGAATTTGTGCCAAATACATACAAGCTTAATGGTTTGTTATAAGACAATATAATCGCTTCTAATTCCGAATCATTTTGATAAGAAATCACTGGAAGAATGGGACCAAATATTTCGTCCTTCATAACTTCGCTGTCAAGTGTCGGATTGTCAATAACAGTAGGCGCGATGTATAACGTATCAGCATCTGTTTGTCCTCCAATAATACAGTTTTGATTGGTTAGCATTTTAGATAAACGCTCAAAATTTTTAAGGTTTATAATACGTGCAAAATCTTTAGATTGTTGCGGTGTGGTAGAATATGCTAGTTCAACCTCATACTCCATAGCTTTATAGAACGCGTCTTTTTTAGAGTCGTGAATCAAAATATAATCAGGAGCTATACACGTTTGTCCTGCATTAACAAATTTACCCCAAACAATGCGTTTTGCGGCTAGTTTAATATTAGCAGTATCATCAATAATACATGGGTTTTTACCGCCTAATTCTAAAGTGGTTGGTGTTAAATTAACAGCAGCAGCTTTGGCTACAATTTTACCAACGCCAACACTACCTGTAAAGAAGATATAATCCCAGCGTTGCTCTAATAATTTGGTAGAGGTATCCACACCACCTTCTACAACTGTAACATGTTCTGGTTTAAATACTGTTTTAATAATGTCACTAATTAAGGCCGAAGTATGTGGCGTTAATTCGCTTGGTTTTACAATAACAGTGTTTCCTGCAGCAATAGCGCCAACTAAAGGTGCTAATGCTAATTGGTAAGGATAATTCCATGGTGCGATAACTAAAACACTTCCATAAGGTTCTGCATACAAATAATCAGAAGACGGAAAGTTTAACAACGCAGGAAACACACGTTTAGGTTTGGCCCATTTGTTTAGCTTTTTAATGGTATGTTTTAAATCCTGAATAACAATAGCTGTTTCTGTTAAGACAGATTCGAATTCTGGTTTTTTAAAATCGTTATATAGCGCATCAGTAATGTCTTGTTCTCTTGCTACTAATTGATTTAAAAGTGCTTTTAATAGTGTTTTCCTAAAGGTGATGCTTAACGTTTCACCTGTTTTAAAATAACTTTTTTGATCGTTTAGTAATTCCGGAATCATGCGTATGTTTTTATATAAAGGTAATGTATTTTATTGTTTTGCTATTGTTGCGTTAGTGGTAGTAATGGCATCCTTTTTTTGCTGCCATAAATGGCAAAAAAAGATATATTGGATAACACGACCCGTGGTAACGCCCATAAATTATAGACAAGCGTCCCAAATAGCATCTTTTGGTAAAGGTGCGGTTATGTTTAAATCGTCTTGAGAAACAGGGTGTGTAAATTTTATGTTTCTGGCGTGTAAACTAATACTAGCGTCTTTGTTACTACGATCAAACCCATATTTTAAATCCCCTTTTATAGGACAGCCAATACTAGAGAGTTGCGCGCGTATTTGATGATGGCGTCCTGTTTCTAGATTAACTTCTAAGAGATAATAATTATCTAATGTTTTGATTGTTTTGTAGTGCAGAATGGCTTTTTTGCTTTCCGGAATCTCCTTTATATAAGCGGTAGACTTATTGTTTTTAGGGTTCTTTTTTAGCCAATGGATTAAAGTATCGGCTTCTTTTTCGGGTCTGTTTTTAACTAAAGCCCAATAGGTTTTAGAAATTTCTTTGGATACAAATAGCTTATTTAAACGGGGTAGGGCTTTGCTTGTTTTTGAAAAGATAACCAAACCTGTAGTTGGTCTGTCTAAACGGTGTACGGTCCCTAAATATACTTTTCCTGGCTTGTTGTATTTGTGTGCAATATATTCTTTAACAACATCACTTAATGGTTTGTCTCCCGTTTTATCGCCTTGTACAATATCTCCTGCACGTTTATTTACGACGATGATATGATTATCCTCGTAGATGACTTGTAGGTTGTCTTTATTGGATAGTATTTTAGGCATAGGCATAGTAAAAGGCTAATTGGGGGAGTACAATGTTTAAAAATAAAATTACAAGATTACCATAAAGGCCTAACTGTTTTTTAAAATCCTTTTTTTCTTTATTTTTAAAAGAAAGTATACCTAAAATAATTCCTGATATTAAAAAGAATGCAGACATTAACCCGAAAACATTAATCTGGAAGTCATAATTTTTTACAAAAGTAGCTTTTGCAATTAATATTGCAACAATAATATTTAAACATACTACTGTTATAAAAAAATTGAAAGCCCACTGTTTGTAGCTCATAAATTAATACTGTTCTTTATCACTAGGGAAGTCACCACTTTTTACATCTTCTCCGTATTGCTTCATAGCATTAGTCATGTCTTCGTAAAGATTCATGTAACGACGTAAAAATCTTGGATTAAACTCGTGTGTCATACCAATCATATCATGTGTAACTAACACTTGACCATCAACACCAGCACCAGCACCAATTCCGATAACAGGAATAGAAACACTTTCTGCAACTTCTTGCGCTAATTTTGCAGGTATTTTTTCTAATACAATTGCAAAACAGCCTGCTTTTTCTAACATTAAAGCATCTTCTTTAAGTTGAATAGCTTCTTGGTCTTCTTTAGCGCGTACGGTGTATGTTCCAAATTTGTATATAGACTGAGGCGTTAATCCTAAATGTCCCATGACAGGAATTCCAGCATTTAAAATACGCTTGATAGATTCTTTAACTTCTTTACCACCTTCCATTTTTACGGCATGTCCACCAGACTCTTTCATGATTCTAATAGCAGAGCGTAAGGCTTCTTTAGGATCACTTTGGTAACTTCCAAAAGGTAAATCGACAACCACTAAAGCACGATGTATACCACGTACTACAGAAGAGGCGTGATATATCATTTGATCTAAAGTAATTGGTAGTGTTGTTTCATGACCCGCCATTACGTTACTTGCAGAATCACCTACTAAAATAACATCTGTACCAGCACCATCAACTATTTTGGCCATAGTATAATCGTAAGCCGTTAACATGGAAATTTTCTCTCCATTTTTCTTCATTTCTACTAAAGACTTAACAGTTACTCTCTTATATTCTTTTTTTGCTACAGACATATTTTTATAGTTTAATATATATTGTAAAAATACTAAAATTAGTACTTATACTAAAGGCTTAATTCTTTTTTAGGATAATACTAGAATTCATTTTTTTTGTTTAACGTCATAATCCTAGCAATCAGATAGACTAACACGTACTGCTAAACCACCTTCGGAGGTTTCTTTATATTTAGTATTCATGTCTTTTGCGGTTTCCCACATGGTGTCTACCACTTTATCTAAAGGCACTTTGA
This portion of the Olleya sp. Bg11-27 genome encodes:
- a CDS encoding YifB family Mg chelatase-like AAA ATPase, coding for MLRKVFGSAVFGVEATTITVEVNIDSGIGYHLVGLPDNAIKESNFRIAAALQNNGYKIPGKKIIINMSPADLRKEGSAYDLTLAMGILTASKQIAADNLEDFLIMGELSLDGSLQPIKGALPIAIKAREEGYKGFILPIQNVKEAAIVDGLEVYGVENISQVIKYFDKGEPLEQTIINTREEFEKNLDFPEFDFSDVRGQESIKRCMEIAAAGGHNIILIGPPGAGKTMLAKRLPSILPPMTLHEALETTKIHSVVGRVKDTGLMSQRPFRSPHHTISDVALVGGGAYPQPGEISLSHNGVLFLDELPEFKRGVLEVMRQPLEDREVTISRARFTVTYPSSFMLVASMNPSPSGYFNDPSAPVTSSPAEMQRYLSKISGPLLDRIDIHIEVTPVPFEKLSEERKGESSVDIRKRVTKARKIQTTRFETFDNVHYNAQMSTKQIRVYCKLEDASKQLLKTAMERLNLSARAYDRILKVARTIADLEESTAVKGTHISEAIQYRSLDRDGWLG
- a CDS encoding sensor histidine kinase, which encodes MTNLLLFLQTPQVSTTAERYLLIYMIGVLIVVTTLVILFFIVFQKRKNKLLLDQIVQQQAFDKELSNAQTEIQEQTLKNIGWELHDNVGQLLAAASMQLNILKTKVDEETREHFSEASDYVKQSLKEVRMLSRSLNNEVILNIGFEQSITNELNRLKKMKFASAELQVQGDIVPFNNKKHEIIIFRILQEFFSNTVKYSDAKNLNVTLHYLKEQLLLEVKDDGIGFDMTTVKEGCGLLNMKSRAELINMSYKLSSTIGEGVKLELAYPLGTLSE
- a CDS encoding aldehyde dehydrogenase, which codes for MIPELLNDQKSYFKTGETLSITFRKTLLKALLNQLVAREQDITDALYNDFKKPEFESVLTETAIVIQDLKHTIKKLNKWAKPKRVFPALLNFPSSDYLYAEPYGSVLVIAPWNYPYQLALAPLVGAIAAGNTVIVKPSELTPHTSALISDIIKTVFKPEHVTVVEGGVDTSTKLLEQRWDYIFFTGSVGVGKIVAKAAAVNLTPTTLELGGKNPCIIDDTANIKLAAKRIVWGKFVNAGQTCIAPDYILIHDSKKDAFYKAMEYEVELAYSTTPQQSKDFARIINLKNFERLSKMLTNQNCIIGGQTDADTLYIAPTVIDNPTLDSEVMKDEIFGPILPVISYQNDSELEAIILSYNKPLSLYVFGTNSAKAKQLIQKFSFGGGCINDTIVHFANHRLPFGGVGNSGLGAYHGHYTFDTFSHKKGVVKKANWLDVPVRYAPYKGKLKLVRKVLNWL
- a CDS encoding RluA family pseudouridine synthase, encoding MPKILSNKDNLQVIYEDNHIIVVNKRAGDIVQGDKTGDKPLSDVVKEYIAHKYNKPGKVYLGTVHRLDRPTTGLVIFSKTSKALPRLNKLFVSKEISKTYWALVKNRPEKEADTLIHWLKKNPKNNKSTAYIKEIPESKKAILHYKTIKTLDNYYLLEVNLETGRHHQIRAQLSSIGCPIKGDLKYGFDRSNKDASISLHARNIKFTHPVSQDDLNITAPLPKDAIWDACL
- the panB gene encoding 3-methyl-2-oxobutanoate hydroxymethyltransferase is translated as MSVAKKEYKRVTVKSLVEMKKNGEKISMLTAYDYTMAKIVDGAGTDVILVGDSASNVMAGHETTLPITLDQMIYHASSVVRGIHRALVVVDLPFGSYQSDPKEALRSAIRIMKESGGHAVKMEGGKEVKESIKRILNAGIPVMGHLGLTPQSIYKFGTYTVRAKEDQEAIQLKEDALMLEKAGCFAIVLEKIPAKLAQEVAESVSIPVIGIGAGAGVDGQVLVTHDMIGMTHEFNPRFLRRYMNLYEDMTNAMKQYGEDVKSGDFPSDKEQY